The Oceanibaculum nanhaiense genome has a window encoding:
- a CDS encoding YqaA family protein — MTSSASERPSPLRRLYDWTLRWSAHRHAEKALFGISFAESSFFPIPPDVMLIPMVLADRARAFRFAAICTLASVLGGALGYAIGLFLFESVGRAVLDFYGYAAKFAEFSALYNEQGWLIVAGAGFTPFPYKVITIASGVTSMDFLVFMLASAVSRGARFFLVAALLWRFGPPIRVFIEAHLGKLTAAFFILLVGGFVALKYLL; from the coding sequence ATGACAAGTTCTGCTTCCGAGCGGCCCTCGCCGCTGCGCCGGCTGTATGACTGGACGCTGCGCTGGTCCGCCCATCGCCATGCGGAAAAGGCGCTGTTCGGCATTTCCTTCGCCGAGAGCAGCTTCTTCCCGATCCCGCCCGATGTGATGCTGATCCCGATGGTGCTGGCCGACCGTGCCCGTGCCTTCCGCTTCGCCGCGATCTGCACGCTGGCCTCGGTGCTGGGCGGCGCGCTGGGCTATGCCATCGGCCTGTTCCTGTTCGAGAGCGTCGGCCGCGCAGTGCTGGATTTCTACGGCTATGCCGCCAAGTTCGCGGAATTCTCGGCGCTCTATAACGAACAGGGCTGGCTGATCGTCGCCGGGGCCGGCTTCACACCCTTTCCCTACAAGGTCATCACCATCGCCAGCGGCGTGACCAGCATGGATTTCCTTGTCTTCATGCTGGCCTCGGCGGTGTCGCGCGGCGCACGCTTCTTCCTGGTGGCGGCCCTGCTGTGGCGCTTCGGCCCGCCGATCCGGGTTTTCATCGAGGCGCATCTCGGCAAGCTGACCGCCGCCTTCTTCATCCTGCTGGTGGGCGGATTCGTCGCCTTGAAATATCTGCTGTGA
- a CDS encoding disulfide bond formation protein B, producing the protein MNRIDTRLATLATALLSAAILGAALLSQFAGGLQPCVLCVYQRWPYVATILLGLAGFALARRHPGAARITLALAGLVFFVGGGIAGFHVGVEQGWWQGTSGCGAPTGGAMTLEDLRAQVLAAPVVRCDEVPWSLLGISMAGYNFIISLALAGAALWAAARRTEDGDEA; encoded by the coding sequence ATGAACCGCATCGACACCCGCCTCGCCACGCTTGCCACCGCCCTGCTCAGCGCCGCGATTCTGGGTGCCGCGCTGCTGTCGCAGTTTGCCGGCGGGCTGCAGCCCTGCGTGCTGTGCGTCTATCAGCGGTGGCCCTATGTGGCGACGATCCTGCTCGGTCTGGCTGGTTTCGCGCTGGCACGGCGGCATCCGGGCGCGGCGCGGATCACCCTGGCGCTGGCCGGGCTGGTATTCTTCGTGGGTGGCGGCATCGCCGGTTTCCATGTCGGGGTGGAGCAGGGCTGGTGGCAGGGCACTTCGGGCTGCGGCGCGCCGACCGGCGGCGCGATGACGCTGGAAGATTTGCGCGCGCAGGTGCTGGCCGCCCCCGTGGTGCGCTGCGACGAGGTGCCATGGTCCCTGCTTGGCATTTCCATGGCAGGCTATAATTTCATTATCTCGCTGGCGCTGGCTGGTGCTGCCCTCTGGGCCGCTGCGCGCCGCACGGAAGATGGAGACGAGGCATGA